From a single Cotesia glomerata isolate CgM1 linkage group LG6, MPM_Cglom_v2.3, whole genome shotgun sequence genomic region:
- the LOC123266742 gene encoding uncharacterized protein LOC123266742 has protein sequence MFSLDCLKCTPADKNYFDPSEELAEFELNISSKTEYKKFAAAPVTQTLLTVSLSEIPNLYGFIVTEGFIHDNITTSGKYGNGSGSITDLQFKVTIQVYNMKNQSNVINAGSHVRVNGKLCRDKNFGIPYIQCQDLSNITLIDDKVLTEIQLNRNYRSPQPKRIRSPSTAHQEKKFSADCKNRDVPLSS, from the exons ATGTTCTCCCTGGATTGTTTAAAGTGTACACCAGccgacaaaaattattttgatccAAGTGAGGAACTTGCTGAATTTGAATTGAACATTTCATCAAAaacagaatataaaaaatttgccgCAGCTCCTGTCACGCAAACTTTACTTACAGTTTCTTTGAGTGAAATTCCAAATTTGTACGGTTTTATCG ttactGAAGGATTTATTCATGACAACATAACAACAAGCGGAAAATATGGTAATGGGTCTGGCTCTATTACTGATCTTCAGTTCAAAGTAACTATTCAGGTATACAATATGAAAAATCAATCAAATGTAATTAATGCTGGATCACATGTCAGAGTTAACGGTAAATTGTGTCGCGATAAAAACT TTGGAATACCCTACATTCAATGCCAGGATTTGTCAAACATAACCCTCATTGATGATAAAGTTTTGACTGAGATACAGCTCAATAGAAATTATAGAAGCCCTCAACCTAAACGGATTAGATCACCATCGACAGCGCATCaagagaagaaattttctgctgattgtaaaaatcgaGATGTACCATTATCTTCTTAA